From a single Maylandia zebra isolate NMK-2024a linkage group LG3, Mzebra_GT3a, whole genome shotgun sequence genomic region:
- the LOC143414366 gene encoding uncharacterized protein LOC143414366 isoform X2 codes for MASKRQQESGAEKRKKKRKRDETQASLAGSMLKYVQGGSQGQDEPSSSSAIPGHQPPAIVDPATIPSQEEQEPSTTSSGEV; via the exons ATGGCCTCGAAACGGCAACAGGAGTCGGGAgcggagaaaagaaagaagaagaggaagcgtGATGAAACTCAGGCGTCGCTTGCCG GGTCAATGCTTAAATATGTTCAAGGAGGATCTCAAGGACAGGATGAACCATCCAGTAGTAGTGCCATCCCTGGACATCAACCACCAGCCATTGTAGACCCTGCAACAATCCCTAGCCAAGAAGAACAAGAACCATCAACCACCAGTTCAG GAGAGGTTTGA
- the LOC143414371 gene encoding polymeric immunoglobulin receptor-like isoform X2, translated as MSAVSKSLWWIFDFFVFVTTDPKLITAESGQNVTLPCQAPNNNSSVKWSRADLVEKYVLLYQNGSFVPDSQHPSFMNRVDLQDRQMKDGDVSLIMKDVNTADDGTYKCHVFIEETLSWKFISIIHLTVFPDQKIITAESGQNVTLTCRAPNNNKNNTSVEWRRAGLESEYVLLYQHGQLVPSNQHQSFKNRVDLQNDQIKDGDISLILKNVTATDSGLYKCQFFMEGAQSWRLSSSLSLIVDPPAEKIIIAESGQNVTLPCRDSNNNNITVVEWSKADLGDKYVFLHRDGQSVPANQHPSFKNRVDLHDRQMKDGDVSLILRNVTTADDGIYECSLLIGGTQAWRQSIDLIILPAEKIITAKPGQDVTLTCRTPNNNNNTSVEWRRTDLESEYVLLYQHGHVDPSNQHPSFKNRVDLQDRQMKDGDVSLILRNVTINDTEIYECLVFMGGTHSWELSIISLIVIPGSSNHHSGRYPRKGLQYEELDSTRARHGSRLLAKEADCTPRVSGSTNEPAAS; from the exons ACCCGaaactcatcacagctgagtctggacagAACGTCACCCTGCCATGTCAAGCTCCAAACAACAACTCAAGTGTAaagtggagcagagctgacctgGTAGAGAAATATGTTCTTTTGTACCAGAATGGGAGTTTTGTTCCAGACAgccagcatccatcttttatgaaccgggtggatctgcaggacagacagatgaaggatggagacgtgtctttgattaTGAAGGATGTGAACACTGCTGATGATGGAACATATAAGTGTCATGTCTTCATTGAAGAAACCCTCTCATGGAAGTTCATCAGCATCATCCACCTAACTGTTTTTCCAG accagaaaatcatcacagctgagtctggacagAATGTCACTCTCACATGCCGagctccaaacaacaacaagaacaacacaAGCGTAGAGTGGAGAagagctggcctggagtcagaatATGTGCTTTTGTACCAACATGGGCAGCTTGTTCCATCCAACCAGCATCAatcttttaagaaccgggtggatctgcagaACGACCAGATAAAGGATGGAGACATAtctttgattctgaagaatGTGACAGCTACTGATAGTGGATTATACAAGTGCCAATTTTTCATGGAAGGAGCACAATCATGGAGGCTCAGCAGCAGCCTCAGTCTGAttgttgatcctccag ctgaaaaaattATCATAGCTGAGTCTGGACAGAACGTCACTCTGCCATGTCGAGactcaaacaacaacaacatcacagtTGTAGAGTGGAGCAAAGCTGACCTGGGAGATAAATATGTGTTTTTGCATCGGGATGGGCAGTCTGTTCCAGCcaaccagcatccatcttttaagaatCGGGTGGATCTGCatgacagacagatgaaggatggagacgtgtctttgatcCTGAGGAATGTGACGACTGCTGATGATGGAATATATGAGTGTAGTTTATTGATAGGTGGGACACAGGCATGGAGGCAGAGCATTGATTTGATCATccttccag CTGAGAAAATCATCACAGCCAAGCCTGGACAGGacgtcactctgacatgtcgaactccaaacaacaacaacaacacaagtgTAGAGTGGAGAAGAACTGACCTGGAGTCAGAATATGTTCTTTTGTATCAACACGGGCACGTTGATCCATCcaaccagcatccatcttttaagaatcgggtggatctgcaggacagacagatgaaggatggagacgtgtctttgattctgagGAATGTGACGATTAATGACACAGAAATATATGAGTGTCTTGTCTTCATGGGAGGAACACACTCATGGGAACTCAGCATCATCAGCCTAATTGTCattccag ggtccagtaaccatcacagtggcagatatccaagaaagggtctccagtatgaagagttggacagcaccagggcccgacatggttcacgcctactggctaaagaagctgactgcactccacgagtgtctggcagcacaaatgaaccagctgctagttaa
- the LOC143414371 gene encoding polymeric immunoglobulin receptor-like isoform X1: MSAVSKSLWWIFDFFVFVTTDPKLITAESGQNVTLPCQAPNNNSSVKWSRADLVEKYVLLYQNGSFVPDSQHPSFMNRVDLQDRQMKDGDVSLIMKDVNTADDGTYKCHVFIEETLSWKFISIIHLTVFPDQKIITAESGQNVTLTCRAPNNNKNNTSVEWRRAGLESEYVLLYQHGQLVPSNQHQSFKNRVDLQNDQIKDGDISLILKNVTATDSGLYKCQFFMEGAQSWRLSSSLSLIVDPPAEKIIIAESGQNVTLPCRDSNNNNITVVEWSKADLGDKYVFLHRDGQSVPANQHPSFKNRVDLHDRQMKDGDVSLILRNVTTADDGIYECSLLIGGTQAWRQSIDLIILPAEKIITAKPGQDVTLTCRTPNNNNNTSVEWRRTDLESEYVLLYQHGHVDPSNQHPSFKNRVDLQDRQMKDGDVSLILRNVTINDTEIYECLVFMGGTHSWELSIISLIVIPGQSGGHTDDGSVVLIVGLSVPAVLLVAAVLFFIIRKHIKQNQDSYQPISEDPPDGCEHQTSRI, translated from the exons ACCCGaaactcatcacagctgagtctggacagAACGTCACCCTGCCATGTCAAGCTCCAAACAACAACTCAAGTGTAaagtggagcagagctgacctgGTAGAGAAATATGTTCTTTTGTACCAGAATGGGAGTTTTGTTCCAGACAgccagcatccatcttttatgaaccgggtggatctgcaggacagacagatgaaggatggagacgtgtctttgattaTGAAGGATGTGAACACTGCTGATGATGGAACATATAAGTGTCATGTCTTCATTGAAGAAACCCTCTCATGGAAGTTCATCAGCATCATCCACCTAACTGTTTTTCCAG accagaaaatcatcacagctgagtctggacagAATGTCACTCTCACATGCCGagctccaaacaacaacaagaacaacacaAGCGTAGAGTGGAGAagagctggcctggagtcagaatATGTGCTTTTGTACCAACATGGGCAGCTTGTTCCATCCAACCAGCATCAatcttttaagaaccgggtggatctgcagaACGACCAGATAAAGGATGGAGACATAtctttgattctgaagaatGTGACAGCTACTGATAGTGGATTATACAAGTGCCAATTTTTCATGGAAGGAGCACAATCATGGAGGCTCAGCAGCAGCCTCAGTCTGAttgttgatcctccag ctgaaaaaattATCATAGCTGAGTCTGGACAGAACGTCACTCTGCCATGTCGAGactcaaacaacaacaacatcacagtTGTAGAGTGGAGCAAAGCTGACCTGGGAGATAAATATGTGTTTTTGCATCGGGATGGGCAGTCTGTTCCAGCcaaccagcatccatcttttaagaatCGGGTGGATCTGCatgacagacagatgaaggatggagacgtgtctttgatcCTGAGGAATGTGACGACTGCTGATGATGGAATATATGAGTGTAGTTTATTGATAGGTGGGACACAGGCATGGAGGCAGAGCATTGATTTGATCATccttccag CTGAGAAAATCATCACAGCCAAGCCTGGACAGGacgtcactctgacatgtcgaactccaaacaacaacaacaacacaagtgTAGAGTGGAGAAGAACTGACCTGGAGTCAGAATATGTTCTTTTGTATCAACACGGGCACGTTGATCCATCcaaccagcatccatcttttaagaatcgggtggatctgcaggacagacagatgaaggatggagacgtgtctttgattctgagGAATGTGACGATTAATGACACAGAAATATATGAGTGTCTTGTCTTCATGGGAGGAACACACTCATGGGAACTCAGCATCATCAGCCTAATTGTCattccag gtcaaTCAGGAGGACACACAGACGATGGATCTGTTGTACTGATAGTTGGTCTATCAGTTCCTGCTGTGCttcttgttgctgctgttttattttttatcatcagaaaacatataaaacaaaatcaggATTCATATCAACCTATATCTGAAGATCCACCAGATGGCTGTGAACATCAGACATCTAGAATTTGA
- the LOC143414366 gene encoding zinc finger MYM-type protein 1-like isoform X1 has product MASKRQQESGAEKRKKKRKRDETQASLAGSMLKYVQGGSQGQDEPSSSSAIPGHQPPAIVDPATIPSQEEQEPSTTSSGTVPYTSTTESPVTERLSESDTVETCVPPSTDPALWPAHIVDADRVEIVRRGPFNVSSDFNFPKGPDGRAFHTSLKFKILPNGEKVHRSWLVYSPQNNAVFCFACKLFSVKDIKLSTEGFSDWSNINIRLRGHECSQDHIQCMLKWRELDTRLKKSMAIDQQELTLLEAERKKWREILKRLLSITLSLASRNLSFRGSSDCLYEPDNGNFLKEVELMATYDLVMANHLANIKDEGSHTHYLSPETQNELIQIISSETFRAIVKQIQLAKYFSIILDCTPDVSHTEQMSVIVRIVCFQAQPDIKEYFLGYINVEQTTGLNLSNVVLDKLKELGIPFENCRGQAYDNGANMKGKKQGVQARLLQLNPRALFVPCGAHTMNLVIADAAKSSPDATGYFGYLQKLFNFFSSATQRWAILTKHVKLTLKSWSDVRWESRLQSVTAVRSQTKEVRDALLEAREAVSDAVAKVEAQVLAEEVASFRFLICSIVWCELLTITNQVNKLLQSSSMQLDVAVRLIDTAKSNLSKYRQSGFDEAVSAAKELCEALNIEPQLKEKRLRSTKRQFAYEAVDEPLHDALKKLEVTFFNCVVDSALISLQERFETMNQVKEKYGVLLDFSKVNGMSKEDFKKTLH; this is encoded by the exons ATGGCCTCGAAACGGCAACAGGAGTCGGGAgcggagaaaagaaagaagaagaggaagcgtGATGAAACTCAGGCGTCGCTTGCCG GGTCAATGCTTAAATATGTTCAAGGAGGATCTCAAGGACAGGATGAACCATCCAGTAGTAGTGCCATCCCTGGACATCAACCACCAGCCATTGTAGACCCTGCAACAATCCCTAGCCAAGAAGAACAAGAACCATCAACCACCAGTTCAGGTACAGTTCCATACACAAGTACCACTGAGAGTCCTGTCACTGAGAGACTATCAGAAAGTGACACTGTGGAGACATGTGTGCCCCCTTCAACCGATCCTGCTCTTTGGCCAGCTCACATTGTAGATGCTGATCGTGTTGAAATTGTGCGGAGAGGTCCTTTTAATGTCAGCTCTGATTTTAATTTTCCAAAGGGGCCTGATGGAAGAGCATTTCACACTAGCCTTAAGTTCAAAATTCTTCCCAATGGAGAAAAGGTTCACCGGAGCTGGTTAGTGTACTCACCGCAGAACAATGCTGTGTTCTGCTTTGCATGTAAGCTTTTCAGTGTGAAGGATATAAAGCTGAGTACAGAGGGCTTCAGTGACTGGTCGAACATCAACATCCGTTTGAGGGGTCATGAGTGTAGCCAAGACCACATACAGTGCATGCTTAAGTGGAGAGAACTGGACACACGGCTAAAGAAAAGCATGGCAATAGATCAACAGGAGTTGACCTTACTAGAGGCAGAAAGGAAAAAGTGGCGAGAGATTCTCAAACGATTACTCTCAATAACTCTCTCACTGGCTTCCAGAAATTTGTCTTTTAGGGGCTCTTCTGACTGTCTTTATGAGCCGGACAATGGCAACTTCTTGAAGGAAGTAGAGCTTATGGCAACATATGACCTTGTAATGGCAAATCACTTGGCCAACATAAAAGATGAAGGTTCCCACACACATTACCTCAGCCCTGAGACACAGAACGAACTAATTCAGATTATCTCTTCAGAAACATTCCGCGCCATTGTGAAGCAAATCCAGTTGGCAAAATACTTCTCCATCATTCTTGACTGTACTCCAGATGTGAGTCACACTGAACAAATGTCAGTCATAGTACGCATTGTTTGTTTCCAAGCACAACCAGATATTAAAGAATACTTTCTTGGCTATATAAATGTGGAGCAAACAACTGGCCTTAACCTGTCCAATGTTGTCCTTGACAAGTTGAAGGAGCTTGGCATTCCATTTGAAAACTGTCGAGGACAGGCCTATGACAATGGGGCCAACATGAAGGGGAAGAAGCAAGGTGTTCAGGCCAGACTGCTACAATTAAACCCGAGAGCATTGTTTGTGCCTTGTGGAGCTCACACGATGAATCTGGTCATAGCTGATGCTGCCAAGTCCTCTCCAGATGCAACTGGCTACTTTGGGTATTTGCAGAAGTTGTTCAATTTCTTTTCCAGTGCCACCCAGCGATGGGCCATTTTAACAAAACATGTGAAATTGACACTTAAATCTTGGAGTGACGTTAGATGGGAAAGCAGGCTTCAAAGTGTAACTGCTGTCCGGAGTCAGACAAAAGAAGTGAGGGATGCTCTCCTGGAGGCCAGAGAAGCTGTAAGTGATGCAGTCGCAAAGGTGGAGGCTCAAGTGCTTGCTGAGGAAGTAGCCTCATTTCGATTTTTGATTTGCTCCATCGTGTGGTGTGAACTTCTTACAATCACAAACCAGGTGAACAAGTTACTACAGTCCAGCTCCATGCAGCTCGATGTTGCTGTCAGGCTCATTGACACTGCCAAAAGTAACCTCTCTAAATACAGACAGTCTGGGTTTGATGAGGCTGTGTCAGCTGCCAAAGAACTCTGTGAGGCCCTGAACATAGAACCACAGTTGAAGGAGAAAAGGCTCAGGAGCACAAAAAGGCAGTTTGCATATGAAGCTGTTGATGAGCCCCTCCATGATGCCCTTAAAAAGCTTGAGGTCACATTTTTCAATTGTGTTGTGGACTCTGCTTTAATCTCCCTACAGGAGAGGTTTGAGACCATGAATCAAGTGAAGGAGAAATATGGAGTGCTGCTTGATTTCAGCAAAGTGAATGGGATGTCCAaggaggattttaaaaaaacactgcactga